A window of Mytilus edulis chromosome 10, xbMytEdul2.2, whole genome shotgun sequence contains these coding sequences:
- the LOC139490634 gene encoding uncharacterized protein → MENSAEERINIALETLKKELIEMRSLDVELMKQLLSINDTIQKLTKGHTMTRTQSCKSRISTKRSQRLQHIKDRVEKPIRRLQSTPSFCRLSSTDSTSNFEKQESPNSMDDATFYFEESDEDLYVKDGRLARYNSMSCIAPLDDTQTNCYEEILRANIKVWKSSKVEESDC, encoded by the exons ATGGAAAATTCTGCAGAGGAACGAATAAATATTGCCCTGGAAACTCTAAAGAAAGAATTG ATTGAAATGAGAAGTCTTGATGTTGAGTTAATGAAACAATTACTCTCCATAAATGATACAATACAGAAACTTACCAAGGGTCACACCATGACAAGAACGCAGTCATGTAAAAGTCGCATCAGTACAAAAAGGTCACAACGATTGCAGCACATCAAAGACAGAGTTGAGAAACCAATAAGAAGACTACAGAGTACACCATCATTCTGCAGGTTGAGCAGTACCGATTCAACGTCAAACTTTGAAAAACAAG AGTCACCAAACTCAATGGACGATGCCacattttattttgaagaaaGTGACGAGGATTTGTATGTAAAAGATGGTAGACTTGCGCGCTACAATTCTATGTCGTGCATTGCACCCCTTGATGATACTCAAACTAACTGTTATGAAGAGATTCTACGAGCTAATATCAAAGTATGGAAATCTTCAAAAGTGGAAGAATCTGACTGCTGA